From the Planktothricoides raciborskii GIHE-MW2 genome, the window TCGTTACATCCTAGCGTCTGAGACCGATGACCAAGAGCTATTTTTCTAATGGGAACCCAAAATATGAGACACCAGATCCACGACCTAATAGGATTTGCTTGCATGACCCCCGATGAAGGCCAGAAGGTCTATGATTTGATTTACCCAGAACTTTTGGCCGATCGCCCGGTAGAACTTGATTTTGCTGGAGTGGAAATTTTTGCCTCTCCCTTTTTCAACTTTGCCATTGGGCAGCTACTCAGAGATATTTCCCCAGATACCTTAAACCGTCTGCTGAAATTTTCTCACCTGAATGCGATCGGTAAACAGGTACTCAAGCGAGTCATTGAAAACTCAAAGCAATATTATGCTAATGAAAAGACTCGCAAGACAGTAGACCAAGTTTTGAGCGAACAAGCAAATAGTCTCTAATGGCAGTTAACTATACAGTTCAAGCGGAAGTCGTTGATATTCGGTCTGACACACCGAAAGAAGATGATATTTTTCTAGTAGACACTAATGTTTGGTACTGGCTGACTTATACTCAAGCCAGTCGGTCAGCATTGCCTTACCAAATTACCGACTATCCGAATTATATATCAAAAGCTCTTAGTAGGAAATCACTACTGTTATATTGTGGTCTTTCTTTATCGGAGTTAGCCCACAATATTGAGCAAACAGAAAGAGAAATATTTAATTCTAATTTAAGACCCAAGGAATATCGTCATAATTATCCCACCGAAAGAGCGAATGTTGTGGCTGAAATTCAAGCCTCTTGGAGCCAAGTTACATCGATCGCTGTCTCCACAGATATCACGATTAATGAAGCAACGACTAAAACCGCTTTAACTAGATTTTCCACCCAACCACTTGATGGTTATGATTTGCTGATTTTAGAAGCAATGGAAAAAGCCGGGATTATTCAAGTTATTACTGATGATGGTGACTATATAACTGTTCCTGGTATTAGGGTATTTACAGCTAATCAAAATGCGATCGCAGCGGCAAGTAACCAAAACAAGCTTTTAATTCGCTAACTGTTAAATAGTTGCGCGATCGCTCTTTTTATTTCCCCTCAATAAATCGATAAATTAACCACAGAGACACAGAGGACACAAAGATTAGTCTGAGTCAAGAGGCGCGATCGCTTATAAGATCAACCATGCTATATTTATATCTGGTGAAGACTAAGATCGAAATCACTGTGCTGCCGCACAACAGACAGGAACCCTTTGCACGGTTATTTCTCCGAATTATCGAGATGTGGCAAAAGGGAAAATTGTTGTGATTACAGACATGATCCGCTCTTTGTGGGAGTCGGCTGGTTATGTTCTTTATGATAAAGCTTACTCAAGTCGCCGAATTCAGCAAAATCAAACTCCTCAAATGGCTAGAATGAATAATCAGGCTAAAGCTAATCAAATTATGCTGACTGACATTACAGAAATTTTGACATTTCGCAGGCTTTGATTTGGTGAATATCATGGCCAATTCCAGGCAGATATTGATGCAATGATTAACAATAAATTTAATCAAAGGTTTAGCGAATCGTATGAAAGGATTGAGTTTCAGTGAAATTTGGGAAAAATTATCAAGCAATGACGAATCAGTTTTAATAGAGGCTAAACGTGCATCTGACATTGGAAAAAGTGTGATGGAAACCGTTTCGGCCTTTGCTAATGAACCAGGACGCGGTGGCGGATATCTCATCCTGGGAGTAGAAAAATCGGAAGATGAATCCCCTGAAGATTACAAGATAACTGGAATTTCTAACTCCGATCAAATTCAATCCAATCTTGCTAATCAATGCCGCGAAATGTTTAATGTGGCGATTCGCCCACAGATTGAGGTAATTAGTCACAACGGCACAAACGTCATCTTGGTTTTCATCCCAGAAGCTCAACCCCATGAAAAGCCTGTTTATATAAAAAATAAAGGTCTTCCTAGGGGTGCTTTTCGCCGTATCGGATCGACAGACCAACATTGTACGGATGAGGATATTGCTCTTTTCTATCAGTTACGTCAGCACCGTACTTTCGATGAAACTCCTGTACCTGAGTCTAGTTTAGATGATTTTGACCCGCAGGCGATCGCCGAGTATAGACGGATCAGAAGTAATATCAATCCTAACGCTGCTGAATTAAACTACAACGACTCTGATTTGCTCTACTCTATAACTGCCACAACTAAACATCAAGGACAAATATGTGCAACTATTGGAGGAATTCTTTTATTTGGAAAGGTAGCAGCTTTAAGGCGGTATTTTCCCATGAGCCGTATTGACTATATCATAGTTGAAGGACGTGAGTGGGTTCCTGACCCAAATAATCGATATCAAACCGTTGAGATTCTTGAGCCGTTATTACTATCGATACCAAGGCTAATCAGCCTTGTTTTAAACGATATTCCCAAAGCATTTACCCTGGGAGATAACAACATTTATCGCCAAGAAGTACCAGTAATTCCGCGAACAGTTATTCGGGAAGCGATAGTCAATTCTCTGATGCACCGTAACTATCGTACACGCCAACCCGTACAGGTAATTAGATTTTCCAATCGCCTGGAAATTCATAATCCAGGTTATTCCCTAAAGTCTTTCGATTCGCTGGGAGAACCTGGTTCCATTACTCGTAACGAAAAAATAGCTGCTGTTTTGCATGACGTAGGTATTGCGGAGACAAAAGGTACAGGGATCCGCGTTATGATTGATGAAATGCATAGGGCAAATCTAACCATTCCTTTATTTGAATCAATTTCAGAGAAAGATTGTTTCACGGTGAAACTCTTAGTTCATCATCTATTAAGCTCTGAAGATGTAGAATGGTTAGCACAATTTAAGGATTATTCTCTTAACGACGATGACGCAAGAGCACTAATTATAGCCAGGGAAATTGGCGTAATAAATAACTTTATATACCGCTCTATCAATTGCGTGGACACCCTAACGGCTAGTGGACGCTTAAGACATCTGCGGGATTCGGGCTTGCTAGAACAGAAGGGAAAAGGCTCTGCAACTTACTATATCCTTAGACCCAATCTGTCAGGGGAAGGCTTACCTGGCACCATCGTGGCACAAGATAGTCCTTATCTAGCGAGTAGCCCTGTAGATAACAGCTTATCTAGCGGGTTAGCAGTCCAAGACAACCCTAATCTAGCGGGTAGCCCTATACATAAGGGTAATGAGCAAAATTACTTGGATCGGATGCCAGACAATCTGAGGGACGCTGTTGAGCAACTGGGAGAACGAGCGGATCCGCAAAAAGTAGATTCTGTAATTCTGATGCTTTGCGAGTGGCGTGATTTGTCTTCTTCTGACCTGGCTGGGATTCTTGGGCGCAGTCAAGTTTACCTGCGAAGTAACTATCTCAACCGTCTGATCGGTACGGGTCAGCTTGAATATATTCGGCCTGAAAGTCCCAGCGATCCGCATCAAGCCTACCGAACTCGGAACTTTTGGCCGCCCGGTAGAACTTGATTTTGCTGGAGTGGAAATTTTTGCCTCTCCCTTTTTCAACTTTGCCATTGGGCAGCTACTCAGAGATATTTCCCCAGATATTTACCCCGTCTGCTGAAATTTTCTCACCTGAATGCGATCGCTCTTTTTATTTCTCCTAAATAAATCGATAAATTCACCACAGAACTCTGTCGGACACAAAGATTAGTCTGAGTCAGGAGGAGCGATCGCTTATAAGATCAACCATGCTATATTTATCATTGATGAAGACTAACATCGAAATCCGCTAGAGTTACATCACCTAACTGGAAAAAATAGCTGACATTTAATCAATATCACAGCAGAAAAATTTGACAAAAAATATAATGAAAAAACAACAAGCGATCGAACTCCTTAGCAAGAGTAAAACTCTACTCCAAGAAAAATACGGAGTCACTACCCTAGCTTTATTTGGTTCTACTGCGAGAGATACCGCCACTGAAAATAGTGATATCGACATCCTAATAGCCTTTGAAGGAAAAGCAGACTCTAAACGCTATTTTGGCTCTTTATTTTATCTCGAAGACTTGCTCAAATGCCCTGTAGATTTGATTACAGAACCAGCCCTACGCCAGGAACTAAAACCTTATATCGAGGCAGAAATAATTTATGTCTAATACATCACAAAGAGAATGGCGATTTTATATTGATGATATGATTTGTTTCGCAGAAAAGGTTTTACGTTATACCAAAAACCTCGATCAAGAAACCTTTATTAACAACGAACCTTACTACGATGCAACCCTGAGAAACTTAGAACTTATTGGGGAAGCCGCCACCCACATTCCCCAAGAGATTAGAGTCAATCACCCAGAAATACCCTGGCGACAAATTATTGCCACCCGTAACCGCATTATTCATGGCTATTTAGGTATTGACAATGATATTATTTGGAGTATTATTACTGACGAAATTCCCGATATAATTAAAAAATTGCCAAAGGTAAAAGAAGAAAATTCAATTTAGCGAAATTCAAGGATTTTTCCATTCGCTCAAAATCCTCGAATATCTTTTTATTTCCCCTCGATAACTCGATAAATTAACCACAGAGACACAGAGGACACAAAGATTAGTCTGAGTCAGGAGGAGCGATCGCCTATAATCCGCGATCGCTCTTTTTATTTCCCCGAAATCAATCGACACATTTACCACAGAGACACAGAGGACACACATCACTGATGACTAGAGACAGGCCGAAATATATGGCTATGTTCGGGATGGTAGAGGCGCGATCGCACTTCGGAAAATTGTGCAGAACATTGCCTATTTTCTAGCCATTTTAACGCGGGACTAACTACATACAACGTAGTTTTAATTAAATTTTCTGCGATCGTCACAGTTGCCATTTCTGCCAAAGGCACCACCACGATTTTTTCATCAGGCCATCCCAGACGATAACAAATCGCCACAGGGGTATCTTCTGGATAATGTTGTAACAGCTTTTCCTGAGAATCTTCTACATGGCGAGCACTCAGATACAAACAAAGACTCGCTTGGTGAGCCGCTAAAGAAGCTAATTCTTCTGTATCAGGCACCGATGAAGCCCGCCCAGATACACGAGTCAAAATAATAGTTTGCACCAGACCGGGAACAGTCAATTCTACATTTAATTTCGCGGCAGCAGCTTGAAACGCACTAATTCCAGGGATAATTTCAAAGGGAATTTCTGCCTCAGCCAAAGCTTGCATTTGTTCGCCGATCGCACTATACAAACTGGGATCGCCAGAATGTAAACGAATCACCGATTTACCTGCTTTCACCCGTGAAATCATCATGGGCAAAATATCTTCCAGGGTTTTATTTGCCGTGGGAATTTTTTCCGCATCTGCCCGACAAAATTGTAAAACTTGCGTGGGGACTAAGGAGTTGGCGAATAAAATCACATCTGCTGCCATGAGTAATTTTTGGGCTTTGACCGTGAGTAAATCCGGATCTCCTGGCCCAGCGCCGACAATATACACCGCTGGTTTGAGCCCAGCTACAGATGGAATAGACTTAGATTTCTGAGATTCAGACATTGATTCAGACATTCGATGCTAATTTTTATGGTTGATAAAGATTTCTCAGTAGTTATTTTTGCGGCGACTCGCGGGAAATATCCCATGTTTGCCGATCGGGGGAAACCACATCGGGCAAAGGACGATTTAATTTGTAAAGCCAGATTAATCCCGCTAACCCCAAGGTAATGCCGAACAGACTAACCATTTGCGCCATTTTCAGCGGCCCAAACATTAAACTATCTGTGCGTAAGCCTTCAATCCAGAATCGCCCCAGGCTATAAGCGGCTAGATAGACTAAAAATAAGGTGCCCGCTTTTAAGGGTTTTTTGCCGGGAAACTTTCTAAAGAATAAGGACAACAGTAGGGCAA encodes:
- a CDS encoding STAS-like domain-containing protein, whose amino-acid sequence is MRHQIHDLIGFACMTPDEGQKVYDLIYPELLADRPVELDFAGVEIFASPFFNFAIGQLLRDISPDTLNRLLKFSHLNAIGKQVLKRVIENSKQYYANEKTRKTVDQVLSEQANSL
- a CDS encoding ATP-binding protein — translated: MKGLSFSEIWEKLSSNDESVLIEAKRASDIGKSVMETVSAFANEPGRGGGYLILGVEKSEDESPEDYKITGISNSDQIQSNLANQCREMFNVAIRPQIEVISHNGTNVILVFIPEAQPHEKPVYIKNKGLPRGAFRRIGSTDQHCTDEDIALFYQLRQHRTFDETPVPESSLDDFDPQAIAEYRRIRSNINPNAAELNYNDSDLLYSITATTKHQGQICATIGGILLFGKVAALRRYFPMSRIDYIIVEGREWVPDPNNRYQTVEILEPLLLSIPRLISLVLNDIPKAFTLGDNNIYRQEVPVIPRTVIREAIVNSLMHRNYRTRQPVQVIRFSNRLEIHNPGYSLKSFDSLGEPGSITRNEKIAAVLHDVGIAETKGTGIRVMIDEMHRANLTIPLFESISEKDCFTVKLLVHHLLSSEDVEWLAQFKDYSLNDDDARALIIAREIGVINNFIYRSINCVDTLTASGRLRHLRDSGLLEQKGKGSATYYILRPNLSGEGLPGTIVAQDSPYLASSPVDNSLSSGLAVQDNPNLAGSPIHKGNEQNYLDRMPDNLRDAVEQLGERADPQKVDSVILMLCEWRDLSSSDLAGILGRSQVYLRSNYLNRLIGTGQLEYIRPESPSDPHQAYRTRNFWPPGRT
- a CDS encoding nucleotidyltransferase family protein yields the protein MKKQQAIELLSKSKTLLQEKYGVTTLALFGSTARDTATENSDIDILIAFEGKADSKRYFGSLFYLEDLLKCPVDLITEPALRQELKPYIEAEIIYV
- a CDS encoding DUF86 domain-containing protein, with product MSNTSQREWRFYIDDMICFAEKVLRYTKNLDQETFINNEPYYDATLRNLELIGEAATHIPQEIRVNHPEIPWRQIIATRNRIIHGYLGIDNDIIWSIITDEIPDIIKKLPKVKEENSI
- the cobM gene encoding precorrin-4 C(11)-methyltransferase, with the translated sequence MSESMSESQKSKSIPSVAGLKPAVYIVGAGPGDPDLLTVKAQKLLMAADVILFANSLVPTQVLQFCRADAEKIPTANKTLEDILPMMISRVKAGKSVIRLHSGDPSLYSAIGEQMQALAEAEIPFEIIPGISAFQAAAAKLNVELTVPGLVQTIILTRVSGRASSVPDTEELASLAAHQASLCLYLSARHVEDSQEKLLQHYPEDTPVAICYRLGWPDEKIVVVPLAEMATVTIAENLIKTTLYVVSPALKWLENRQCSAQFSEVRSRLYHPEHSHIFRPVSSHQ